The sequence ATTTTTCTAGCATTCATAGAAGCGACCATATTTCTATAATCTGCGCATTTATGTCTATTTTAATTGTCTCAGAAAGTAAGGATAAAAATAGTGCTCTGCTTTATGAAAAAAACTTTTTTAACAGATTTATTTTAAATTGGGCTCATATATTTTTTGAAGAAATATCTCGTAAGTTGGAAGAATCTTTTTATAAACACTTTGCCACATTGTGTAAAAGATTCTTAGAAAAGGAAAAAACTTTTTTTAGCACCCTATCTTAATGTTATAAGTTTTAAGCTGTCTGAGAGAAAAAAGGTTTTGATCTGATTCTTTCAGGCAGCTTTTTATGTTATGTAGTTTTATAGTAGAATTAGTTAATACTAACTTAGGAGATTTTATTGTGAATAAAGTTATTTCTTTATATTTGATCTGCTTATTATTTTTGCTCTTTTCAAGCGATATCTCTTTTGCAAACGAAGCCGCCGTGCATGCTCAAAGCGACATATCGAATAGGTTATCTCTTTATCTGCCTCTTAACAAAATCTTGAATGTATATCCTGTTAACAATAGCGATGGCAATAAGTGCTGGATTGTGGTATCTATCGATGAGAACAATCTTACCGATCTTGATCTTTTTTCTACTGTGGGTGAGGGAATAATATTTAAAAATTTAGATCGCCTTGTTTTAAATTATCAAAATCCAACCTTTAAAGTTTTTCCTCTTGATAACAATAATCCAAGCGCACTATTAGTCTGGGATAGGGAAGGAAGCGGAGCGTTTCTTAACTATAAAATATTTTTGGTAAAGGATGGCAGGCTTGTCGATATAGCAGAAGGAGAATCTTTGTTCCAGGGAAGTATCAAGACTTTTGATGGGGGATATGAACTTACATCCTCTGATAAGAGGTGGTTTTTTGTATGGAACTCAGATAAATTTGAAAAAAATATAGAAGGGGATTTTTTAAGTTATCCTGATAACTTTGTTTCAGATGCCAACTTGCCTGATGGGAATACCCTTTTGGTAACGTATAGGGTTGAAAAAAAAGAGGTATCGTGGCTTTCCAACGATAGGGTTAGCCTAAAGGTTGGTCAGAAACTATTTTTGAGAAGACTTAATCCCTTAGAAGATACTACCTGCAGAATTATATACGGCTATGGCAATATATCCTACCAGGGCAATGGCCTGTTTCTGGCAAAAAAACAGGGAACAGCTACCATCACCCTTGTCCCAGGAGGATATGATTGGAGTAAAGCCAAAACCATAACAGTTACTATATCAGCTTCTTAGCAAGCCAGGCGATGTTGTGAGCCAGATCGATCATGGTCCTTATGCCCTCTTCGTCCTTTTCTACTTCGCCTTTGTTTCTACCAATACCTATGTTCCAGTAGCTTGACCCAACCACGATCATCTGCTCAATTAAAAAAAAGTGATTGACGCTGTCGAATCCGTGTATTGCTCCAGCTCTCCTGTTTACTATTACTGCAGCGCCGATCTTTCTCTTTAAAAGAAAGTCATTGGCTCTGCCTACCATTCCAGCCCTATCTATTAAACATTTTAATTCGGGAGTAATGTCTGCAAAGTAGATAGGGGAGCCAAGCAGAATAATATCAGAGCTGATCATCTTTTCAAAGCACTCGTTGAATATATCATCGTCCACGGCACAACGCTTATCTTTGTTTGCAATACACTTATAACATGCTGTGCAGCCGTGGATCTTTTTCCCGGCCATCTGATAGAGTTCTGTTTGAATTCCATCTTTTTCTAATTCACTTAAGACCTTCTTTAACATTATTGCGGTATTAGAGTCTTTTCTTGCACTTGAGTTGATAGCCAATGCCTTCATAATTATCCCTCCTAAATAAATTATTGAAATCTTTCTTTGACAAGCCAGGCAATGTTGTGAGCCAGATCGATCATAGTCTTTACGCCCTCTTCGTCTACCTCTTCCTCTGAAACGCTTATTGCTTCCGATCCTCTTCCTACTCCTATATTTAAATAATTTGATCCGACAACGATCATTTGTTCTACTAAAAAGAAATGATTAATCGAATCAAGACCATGAATTGCTCCGGCTCTCCTATATCTTACTACCACACCAGCGCCAACTTTTCTTTTTAAGAGATATTTGTTTGCGATTGAGACCATTCCGCATCTTTCCATAAACGCAATAAGCTTTGGAGTGATGTCCACCAGATATACTGGGGAACCAAGAATTATAATATCTGATTCTATCAATTTTTGGATATAATGATTTAGATTGTCATCCTTTATTACGCATTTCTTATCTTTATTCTTAAAGCACTTATAACAAGCAGTGCAGGATTTTATTTCCTCGTCTGCAAGTTCTATGAGCTCTGTTTGTATTTTTTCTCTATCCAGCTCTTCTAAAACTGTCTTTAACATGAAAGCAGTATTCCCACCCTTTTTTGCACTTCCGCTAATAGCTATCGCCTTCATCACTTACTCCTTTCTAAAGGTTCGCAAAATAGTGTATTATTTTATTATAGTTTATTTTAATACAATTAAATTTGGAGGAAATTAATGAACGACATATATCCATCCAAAAAAAAGGATAATGAGCTAAAAGAAGTTGAAGAATACCAATATCAGGATGAATTTAGCAGGCTAAAATTCAAATATATAGTTGTAAACAAATTTGATGGAAGGATAAAACTCTTTTTAATCCAACTTTTAATCCTGTATATTCTACCTTTAGTATTGAGTATGCTTTCAATTATAAAGGGCAACTTTTTAGTTGTTTTTTGGACATGGGCACTTCTGACATCCTTTGTAATTTTTTTGGCTAATAAATATTATAAAGTAAGCAGATTTTTTACTATTACACTCTTTTTAATTTTCTACTTCACAATCTCTCTCTTTTCAATCTTTTATTTGGTATTTAGTTCGTTTTTTTATCTGATAACGAGTTTTATAACCTTGTTTTTTAGATAACTTTAATAGTTGATAGTTTGTAGGCTGTTTAAATTGGTATTTTAAAAGGGTCTAAGTGCTTCCCTGGCTTGAAAGTTTGAGCTTATTTTGATATTCTATCTTTCAAATGTATAGGATTATTTTTTCTCTTATTTTTGTTTTTCTTTTTGTTTCCCTGGGACAAATTTGTGCCTTTGACAAGGATCTTTATGTGGAAAGCTATCCGAGTAATTTTGCAGGTGAGGTTCTAAAAAACAATGACGGCCTTTTTATGCTGGCAAACAACATAAAGTTGGTTACCAAAAAGAACTTTTTGATAAACCCGAAAGAAAAAAGGGTTTATATCTTTGACGTAAAGTTTAATTTGCCTGACAGGAAAAGAATATCTCTTGAATCGGTAAACTTTCCACTAAAAATTATCAATAAAAACTACTACGTAGACCTTCTTTCGCTTTCAAGCCTCTTTGGTTTTGAGATACTGGACAAAAATGATTACTATCTTTTGGAGCAGGGCAAGAAACTTAAAATGCCTTCGAACAAAGAGGTACCAACGGGCCTGGTAGCTTTGGGATTTAGCACGGCAAGGAACTTTTCTGATCTTAAAAAAATTGATTTGAATTCGAATATCAATACCTTATGTTTTACCTGGTTTTCTCTGGAAGACGGTTTTGGAAATTTTAGCAATAATGCTGATATTGGAGTAGTTAATTATCTTCATGAAAAAGGATATAAGGTGTGGGGATTATTTAATAATAAGTTTAATCCTGATTTGACACATAAGCTGTTAGAGAATAAATATAACGTTGAGAATGCAATTAAACAGATTGTAATGTATGCTACTATATATCATTTAGATGGAGTTAATGTTGATTTTGAAAACTTTAGAGAACTTGACAAAAACAACTTTAATTACTTTATAGAAAGGTTGTCTGAAAGGTTAAGGAATATGAACGTTCTTTTATCTGTGGACGTAACTGTCCCTAACGATAACTCGTCCTGGTCCTCGTGTTATGATAGAAAAACAATATCAGAATTTAGTGATTACGTTGTTTTGATGGCATATGATGAGTTTACCAGGGGATCTGAGAGAGCAGGGCCTACAGCATCTATTTCCTGGGTAAAGAAGGGATTAGATGATACGCTAAAAGAAGTGAAACCTGCTAAAGTTTTACTGGGAATACCGTTTTATACCAGAGAATGGATAGAAGACTCATCGGGCAAGATAATAAGCGTTAAAGCGCTTGACAACAAGGACCTGAAAGAATTTATTGAGGCCAACAGCATTAGTCCAGAATTTGACAAAAAATATGGTCTTTATCATATTAGCTTTTACAGGTATAATTTAAGACATGAGATTTGGTTTGACGATACAAAGACCATGTCGAATAAACTTGAGCTTATTAAGAAATATAATCTGGGTGGGTTTGCAATATGGAAACTGGAGTCAGCAGGGATTTCTAGCTGGGCTTCTTTTTCTAGTGCCTTCGGGGACAAATTAATAAATATAGGAGGAATAAGAAATGGAGAATAGCGATCTTGAATATATGGAAAACTTTGAAAGCGACTTTGGTTCGTATGTTGTTGACAATGAGGAAAATGAAGTAAAGATCTGGCTGCTTGATTCTGACAGGGAAGAGGATCCAGATATTAGTATCTTTTACGAATTAGACGACGATAACGAACCATGGGTTACCGAAGTTAGCTTTTCTTTCCTCCCTCAAGTGCTCGACTTTGTAGGAATTTGGCGAGATAGATATTTTGATGAACTGGATACCTATTCTGAGGACGAGTTCGATGAAAGCTATGGAAATCTGATGGTAAACCTTGAAATAATTCAGGAACTCTTGTCCGAACCTTCAGAATGGAGCGACAACTGGTACGAAGAGATTGATGTAGACTAGCTTTGCTCACCCTTTAACGGATTAGTATGCTTTATCTAATATATGTATAATCTTTATGTTATAATTCTTAGTTATGGGAGGAAAAAGATTTCTTAGGATCTTTTTATTGGCTTATAGCCTTGTTTGTGCACTGTGGGGTGTATCCTTTTTTCTTTTGTTCAGCAGACTTGACAGGATCATAGACAACTCATCCTTTCATAGATTTAGATATTTTCTTCATCAACTACCGCCCATAAGCTTGATAATTTTAGCGCTTTGTATAACCATATACCTTCTTGAGAGAATTCGTATACTTTTTTTTGAAAAGGAAACAAGAGACTTTGTAATCAATAAAAAGGATCACAGGTTTTTGAAGATTCTTCACTACTTTTTTATAATTTTTACCTTATTGTTACTATCTTTTGATATATATGACATACTGACCAGCAAACTTGCATGGCACACTATATTTAATATGATTGACTCCCCTTCCATGATACTCCTCTCATTGATAATTAGTTTTCTTGTTCTTAGATGGCTGGAAAATCAAAGCATAAGGGCTATACATAATGAGGCGGCTGGAAATAGTGACATTTTTAGAAATCTAATGCTTGTGAGAAAGGGGCAGGACATTGCAAGAGCATATTTTAACCTGGGAAACATATATTTTGAGAACAAAAATTTCCCTAAAGCACTGCAGTACTTTAAAAAAGCCTGTAAATTTGGGAATAAAGATGCCTGCGATAAGCTAAAGGATTTATCTTGTGAAGAAATCAAAAGAGATTTGAGAAAAGAAAATATCTGATGTTAAGGCACTTCTTTGGCAGCAGGACTGATATGGAGAAAAAAGGCGGGGGATATAGATATATTGGTGGTGTCTGAGAAAATAGATTTCGATGTCAGAAGGAAGATAAAGCTGGATCTGATTTTGGCATTTGGCGATAGGATAAAAAATACTGCTCGTGGCTTTGAATTAGCTCTTGCCGCGTAAGATAGCAACACATTTTATTAAGAAAACATGAACAAAATTTCTAATAAGTTTATAACAGGTTCTCAAAACTCCTCTAATGATAATTGTCTATGCTTATATTAGTTAAAACAATTTCATGAAGAGGAGGATTATACGAATGAATGAAAACGTGAAATTAGAAAGCGAATCTTTAGCCAAAAAGATCTTTAACAAGGTGCCAGAAGTTACTATTTTTTTCTGGATTATTAAGATTTTGTGCACTACAGTAGGCGAGACTGCCGCAGACTTTCTGAACGTTCATATGGGATTTGGACTTACAAAGACCAGCATCGTAATGAGCGCTTTGCTTTTAGTTTTCCTGTATTTTCAGTTCAGGGCAAGAGAATACGTGCCAAAAATATATTGGATGGTAGTAGTCTTAATAAGCGTGGTGGGCACGCTGATAACAGATAACCTGAGCGACAAGTTAGGTGTTCCTTTACAGTTATCTACCGCTGTTTTTACGGTTGCGCTTATTCTAACATTTTTAGTGTGGTACTATAAGGAAAGGACCCTGTCTATTCATAGCATATTTACTCCAAGGCGTGAGGCTTTTTATTGGCTGGCAATTCTTTTTACATTTTCGCTGGGAACTGCTGCTGGAGATTTGATAGCTGAGACTCTTAAGCTGGGTTATTTTCCATCTGCCGTGATGTTTGGCTCATTGATTGCAATTATTACGCTGTTATATTATAAATTTAATCTGAATTCAGTGCTTGCATTCTGGCTGGCATATATATTGACCAGACCACTTGGTGCGACTATAGGGGATCTTATGTCTCAACCTAAAAACATTGGAGGGCTTGGACTGGGTACAGTAATGACGAGCGCAATATTTTTAACGCTTATCTTGATGCTGGTTATTTATTTGACAAAGACGAGAATTGACGAGGAAGCTGTTCCAGTAGAAGAAGTCTCTTACGAAGAGTTTGTTGCTGCCGAAAGGGCTGCAGAAAGAGAAGAAATATAACAACACCTGGTTTCAGGTTTTATATAAAAGAAGTGACCAGTTAATTGCTGGCCACTTCTCATTTTTAGTGTATAAAGTAATCAAAGAGCATCTTCAGACAGGACAAATTTTTTTAAAATTAATGTATAGAATTCTTCTATATCTTTCAAATTATGCTGAAGGATTGATTTCAAGATGTTTATATCAAGCGAGGCATAATCGTGAATGGCTATGTTCCTGAACCCAACCATAGCTTGCATCCTTTTCATCAAGTCGGCGTCAATTATTCCTGCTTCATTTAGAATCTTGAAATTTTCTTTTATTGTAGTAGCAAGTCCAAGACCTTGAGAGGCTATTATGTGGGCGGCAATATCGATTGTAGACTCTATGGCTCTCTGTAGATTCAATACGAATATATCCTGTTTGTCGATATCATCAAGGCTATTTGGATCATTGTTCGTGATGGCGATGATTCTTTTTAAACATCTTTGTATGTTTGCAACCTTTGCGAGAACTATATCAGTCTCTAACATAAATTCTGCCTTTAAGTATATTTTGTTCTTGGGGCCTTCTTATTATTTTCAAGTCATCATATTCTTTGATCGTTCTGAGAAAAAATTCATTGTAAACGCTATCGTTTACCTTCTTTAATAAGCGACCCCTTTTTAATACCTGCATTTTTATTATTGGCGATGCAGAATTTAAGATAACTATGTCAGTATCCCTATCTGTAATTTCAGTTATGCCGCTCTTGATCTTATTTAGAGATTTGAAATCAGGCATATTACTAAAAAGGATTGCAAAGTCTGCGTCGCTTTCATCTGTGAGTCTATTTTCGATAAAAGAGCCAAAGATAAATGCCAGCAAAACTTCGTCAATTTTGCTGAGAAATTCTTCTATTTTCACAATCGACTCTTCAATATCCATCAGAATTTATTTTAGCACAGTAAACTAAAGGATTTTTGAAATATCTCAACGTTATATATTTTCTCATTTTTAGTGTACAAAGTAATCAAAGAGCATCTTGGCAGCTACCATATATAACACTACTCCTATTAGAACCTTTACGCTCTTGTTGCTGAGCTTGTATTTCATAAGATAAGATCCAAAGAGAGCTCCCATGATGGCTGCTATAATAGTGCTGAAAAGTAACTTTATGTCAAGGCCTCCTATGGCTAGCTTTCCTAAAAATCCTCCAAAGGATGAGAAAAGGACTATAAAAGATGTAGTAGCAGCTGCAAACCTTGCTGGTACACCTATAAATATGAGTATAGGGATTATCATATTTCCTCCGCCAATGCCAAGAAGCCCGGCTACAAACCCTGCAAAAGCGCCAATTGGCGTGGCAATAGTGAGCATCTGTTTTTTATTTATTTGAAAATTTTCGCTTGAATTGCTCTTTTTCTGCTTGTAAAATATCATCATTGACGCAGCAAATATCAAAAATAGAGCAAAGAGAAGTAATAAGGTCTCTCTTGGAACAAATTTACTACAATATGCGCCTATTGGCGAGGTTATAAGGACAGCTATTATTATTGGAAAGGCCAATTTGTATTTTATCAAGCCAATTCTTGAGTATGAATAGGAGGCAAACGCCATAGCAACTACGTTTAACAAGAGGGCAGTGCTCATAGACTGGTGAAGGTCGAAGCCCATTGCATAAAACGCAGGTATAAGAATGAATGCTGCTCCAGCTCCAGTGATAACCATAATTGATTTTGCCACAAAGGTTACAAGTGCAGCTAATAAATATATCATTATTTTCTCCTTAGAAAAAGTTTAAGTTTAGAATAGCAGCCGCAAATTTTACGGCTGCATTTATTTTTTTATTTCTGAGTCAACTTTTCAGAACAGGGTATGCAGACCTGTTTTCCATCGATAAACTTTAGCCTGTCAATGAATACCGCTTCACCACAAACGTCGCAAAAATCTACATCCATTACTCCTGGAGTCTTTTTGAAATCATAGTTAAAAACAGGACTTATATCGAGAAAATCTTCTTCTTTAAGGTTTAATACCCTTTCTATCAATGGATCTACTATCTCTGGGGCAACGTCTTGAGGCGCTATTCCCTTTTTCCTCTCAGCTATGAAAGGCGACTCGAGCATCTTTTCAAAGAATTTTGGTTTTAGAGATACCCTTACTGCCTTCTTGTTCTTTACGTCGATGAGGGTAAAAGCCATCTTGCCATAATATAGCTTCTTTATATTGCTCTTACCATAGGTGCAACCCGTGACGGTCATAAGCCCATCTACAAAACAACCTGCTGCGTGATTGTCTGCTGTTTCTGCCAGGAGCATTAACTCTTTGTCCTTAGCCCTCTCTACTCCAAGGGTGTTCATTGCAGCGCAGGCAGCCTTCAGGCCCAATGGCATTGCCGGACATTTGTGACCGTGAAATTTCAATCCTAAATCAAAGAAATCTTTTGCTTCAAACATTTTATTTCCTCCTTAAAGCTCTTTAATTTAATAATTATATTATAAATTACTAATTTACTAATGTAAAGTAGTAAACTGAAATCTGTTTTTACTATTAGCGTGTTAGAGTTTAAGGTGAACCTATAGCTGTATTAAACCACAATACCACATCGGCATATATATTGTCGGAAAAAGATTATGAAGCTTTGATTGACAGTTTAAAAGATTATCAATTAGGGATGATCATTAATTATGAAGATGGATAGAAATTTCATTATTAATACTTTAAAATCAAATAAGGGCTATATTAAAAGCACTTTTCATATTAAAGATATGGCATTATTTGGTTCTTATAAAACCTTCTTTTTAACCTCATCTTAATTTTCTATGATAAAATTAATATTCGTTGAATTTTCCTAACTAAGGAGATATCTTGATCAAGAAAATTATTGAAATATATCGCTATCGAGAGATGCTGAGAAATCTCGTGTCCAAAGAGTTGCAGATAAGGTACAAAAATTCTGTTTTGGGGTTCTTCTGGACATTCCTGAATCCTCTCTTGATGCTTGTTGTTTATACATTTGTTTTTTCTACTATTATGAAGTCTGATATAAAGGACTTTAGCATATTTTTGTTTATTGGGCTTCTTGCCTGGAACTACATTGCTGGTTCAGTGATTCAGGGGACTGGGTGCCTGGTGGTAAACTCATCTTTACTAAAAAAGGTCTATTTTCCAAGAGAGGTAATTCCTCTTTCCATAGTGTTTGCGAATATGATCAACTATATTTTGAGCATGATAATACTTTTGGTGGCTCTGTTGATTTCAGGAATAGGCATTCATCACGATATATTGTTCTACCCTGTAATACTCCTTGTTCAGACAATATTTCTAATCCCTCTTGTGCTTATCCTTAGCGTAGTAAACGTATATTTTAGGGATCTGGAGCACACAGTAAACGTCCTTATAAACCTGTGGTTTTTTTCTACGCCAATAGTATATCCAATAAGCATAGTTCC comes from Thermodesulfobium acidiphilum and encodes:
- a CDS encoding sulfite exporter TauE/SafE family protein; translated protein: MIYLLAALVTFVAKSIMVITGAGAAFILIPAFYAMGFDLHQSMSTALLLNVVAMAFASYSYSRIGLIKYKLAFPIIIAVLITSPIGAYCSKFVPRETLLLLFALFLIFAASMMIFYKQKKSNSSENFQINKKQMLTIATPIGAFAGFVAGLLGIGGGNMIIPILIFIGVPARFAAATTSFIVLFSSFGGFLGKLAIGGLDIKLLFSTIIAAIMGALFGSYLMKYKLSNKSVKVLIGVVLYMVAAKMLFDYFVH
- the hepT gene encoding type VII toxin-antitoxin system HepT family RNase toxin, whose protein sequence is MLETDIVLAKVANIQRCLKRIIAITNNDPNSLDDIDKQDIFVLNLQRAIESTIDIAAHIIASQGLGLATTIKENFKILNEAGIIDADLMKRMQAMVGFRNIAIHDYASLDINILKSILQHNLKDIEEFYTLILKKFVLSEDAL
- a CDS encoding ABC transporter permease, yielding MIKKIIEIYRYREMLRNLVSKELQIRYKNSVLGFFWTFLNPLLMLVVYTFVFSTIMKSDIKDFSIFLFIGLLAWNYIAGSVIQGTGCLVVNSSLLKKVYFPREVIPLSIVFANMINYILSMIILLVALLISGIGIHHDILFYPVILLVQTIFLIPLVLILSVVNVYFRDLEHTVNVLINLWFFSTPIVYPISIVPEHLRIFFYLNPATHIVEAYLAIMYYRTPPNLLALFWMFVGSIIFFWIGFLIFDRLQRRVAEEV
- a CDS encoding tetratricopeptide repeat protein, whose amino-acid sequence is MAYSLVCALWGVSFFLLFSRLDRIIDNSSFHRFRYFLHQLPPISLIILALCITIYLLERIRILFFEKETRDFVINKKDHRFLKILHYFFIIFTLLLLSFDIYDILTSKLAWHTIFNMIDSPSMILLSLIISFLVLRWLENQSIRAIHNEAAGNSDIFRNLMLVRKGQDIARAYFNLGNIYFENKNFPKALQYFKKACKFGNKDACDKLKDLSCEEIKRDLRKENI
- the mntA gene encoding type VII toxin-antitoxin system MntA family adenylyltransferase antitoxin, coding for MKIEEFLSKIDEVLLAFIFGSFIENRLTDESDADFAILFSNMPDFKSLNKIKSGITEITDRDTDIVILNSASPIIKMQVLKRGRLLKKVNDSVYNEFFLRTIKEYDDLKIIRRPQEQNILKGRIYVRD
- a CDS encoding FmdE family protein, with protein sequence MFEAKDFFDLGLKFHGHKCPAMPLGLKAACAAMNTLGVERAKDKELMLLAETADNHAAGCFVDGLMTVTGCTYGKSNIKKLYYGKMAFTLIDVKNKKAVRVSLKPKFFEKMLESPFIAERKKGIAPQDVAPEIVDPLIERVLNLKEEDFLDISPVFNYDFKKTPGVMDVDFCDVCGEAVFIDRLKFIDGKQVCIPCSEKLTQK
- a CDS encoding flavodoxin family protein, which encodes MKALAINSSARKDSNTAIMLKKVLSELEKDGIQTELYQMAGKKIHGCTACYKCIANKDKRCAVDDDIFNECFEKMISSDIILLGSPIYFADITPELKCLIDRAGMVGRANDFLLKRKIGAAVIVNRRAGAIHGFDSVNHFFLIEQMIVVGSSYWNIGIGRNKGEVEKDEEGIRTMIDLAHNIAWLAKKLI
- a CDS encoding glycosyl hydrolase family 18 protein gives rise to the protein MESYPSNFAGEVLKNNDGLFMLANNIKLVTKKNFLINPKEKRVYIFDVKFNLPDRKRISLESVNFPLKIINKNYYVDLLSLSSLFGFEILDKNDYYLLEQGKKLKMPSNKEVPTGLVALGFSTARNFSDLKKIDLNSNINTLCFTWFSLEDGFGNFSNNADIGVVNYLHEKGYKVWGLFNNKFNPDLTHKLLENKYNVENAIKQIVMYATIYHLDGVNVDFENFRELDKNNFNYFIERLSERLRNMNVLLSVDVTVPNDNSSWSSCYDRKTISEFSDYVVLMAYDEFTRGSERAGPTASISWVKKGLDDTLKEVKPAKVLLGIPFYTREWIEDSSGKIISVKALDNKDLKEFIEANSISPEFDKKYGLYHISFYRYNLRHEIWFDDTKTMSNKLELIKKYNLGGFAIWKLESAGISSWASFSSAFGDKLINIGGIRNGE
- a CDS encoding flavodoxin family protein, with protein sequence MKAIAISGSAKKGGNTAFMLKTVLEELDREKIQTELIELADEEIKSCTACYKCFKNKDKKCVIKDDNLNHYIQKLIESDIIILGSPVYLVDITPKLIAFMERCGMVSIANKYLLKRKVGAGVVVRYRRAGAIHGLDSINHFFLVEQMIVVGSNYLNIGVGRGSEAISVSEEEVDEEGVKTMIDLAHNIAWLVKERFQ